A region of Methanomicrobiales archaeon DNA encodes the following proteins:
- a CDS encoding metallophosphoesterase — MHLTFIDTGPALQVENRERVLVVADLHYGIEADLARRGVHVPSQSAGRTERVIACIEQADPDLLILLGDVKHSIPMTTRQEYRELPGALAAFRKRVPIRVAPGNHDGGLERFLEEGELLPAKGALVDGVGYLHGHTVPDAALAGGRLIIGHLHPTVSLQDEVGCALRAQAYLSATLDAACLGLPAGRCETRLLVMPSINEFAGFDVQRLKKTSLGPMARCMRMEEAEVYLTDGTYLGPLRSLQPGSDTPG; from the coding sequence ATGCATCTGACATTCATCGATACCGGCCCGGCGCTCCAGGTGGAGAACAGAGAGAGGGTGCTCGTCGTCGCGGACCTGCACTACGGCATCGAGGCCGACCTCGCGCGGCGCGGCGTGCACGTCCCCAGCCAGAGCGCGGGGAGGACGGAGCGGGTGATCGCCTGCATAGAGCAGGCGGACCCGGATCTCCTGATCCTCCTCGGGGACGTCAAGCACAGCATCCCGATGACCACGCGGCAGGAGTATCGCGAACTCCCCGGGGCGCTCGCAGCGTTCCGGAAGCGGGTTCCGATCCGTGTGGCGCCGGGCAACCACGACGGCGGACTGGAGCGGTTCCTGGAGGAAGGGGAGCTGCTGCCGGCGAAGGGCGCACTCGTGGACGGCGTCGGCTACCTTCACGGACACACCGTTCCGGATGCGGCGCTCGCCGGCGGACGGCTGATCATCGGGCACCTCCACCCGACGGTCTCCCTCCAGGACGAGGTGGGATGTGCCCTGCGGGCGCAGGCCTACCTCTCCGCCACGCTGGATGCGGCGTGCCTGGGATTGCCCGCCGGCAGGTGCGAGACCCGCCTCCTGGTCATGCCCTCCATCAACGAGTTCGCGGGTTTCGACGTGCAGCGGTTGAAGAAGACATCCCTCGGGCCGATGGCCCGCTGCATGCGGATGGAAGAAGCAGAGGTGTACCTGACCGATGGGACCTACCTTGGCCCGCTCCGTTCCCTCCAGCCAGGCTCTGACACCCCTGGATGA
- a CDS encoding replication factor C small subunit produces MTDEPPVHTIWIEKYRPTTLSEIVGQEEIVERLTSYVRNGSMPHLLFTGSAGVGKTTAAIALARDFFGENWHTNFRELNASDERGIDVVRNQIKQFARTAPLGGATFKILFLDEADALTPDAQAALRRTMENYAATCRFILSCNYSSKIIDPIQSRCAIYRFRPLPREAVEEELKRIAAIEGLTVTDAAMNAIVYIAQGDMRKAINALQGAAILGSRIEEDRVYAITATARPEEIDELLELVSGRAAFDEAERALRALLNDRGIAPLELIGQIYRALVRREMDGGLKVELIDHLAETEFRLSEGANSDIQMEALIARMVLSATERK; encoded by the coding sequence GTGACAGATGAACCGCCCGTCCACACCATATGGATCGAGAAGTACCGCCCGACGACCCTCTCGGAGATCGTGGGGCAGGAGGAGATCGTGGAGCGCCTGACGTCCTATGTGCGGAACGGGAGCATGCCCCACCTGCTCTTCACGGGGAGCGCGGGGGTGGGCAAGACCACTGCGGCGATCGCGCTCGCGCGGGACTTCTTCGGGGAGAACTGGCACACGAACTTCCGCGAGCTGAACGCCTCGGACGAGCGGGGCATCGACGTCGTGCGGAACCAGATCAAGCAGTTCGCCCGCACGGCGCCGTTGGGAGGGGCGACGTTCAAGATCCTGTTCCTGGACGAGGCGGACGCCCTGACACCCGATGCGCAGGCGGCGCTTCGCCGAACCATGGAGAACTACGCCGCCACATGCCGCTTCATCCTCTCCTGCAACTACTCGTCCAAGATCATCGATCCCATCCAGAGCCGCTGCGCCATCTACCGCTTCCGCCCGCTCCCGCGGGAGGCGGTCGAGGAAGAGCTGAAGCGGATCGCCGCGATCGAGGGGCTCACTGTCACGGACGCGGCGATGAACGCGATCGTCTACATCGCCCAGGGTGACATGCGGAAGGCGATCAACGCGCTGCAGGGGGCGGCGATCCTGGGGAGCCGGATCGAGGAGGACCGGGTGTACGCGATCACCGCGACGGCACGACCCGAGGAGATCGACGAACTCCTGGAGCTGGTGAGCGGACGGGCGGCGTTCGACGAGGCGGAGCGGGCGCTGCGCGCCCTCCTGAACGACCGCGGAATCGCGCCGCTGGAGCTTATCGGCCAGATCTACCGCGCCCTGGTGCGGAGGGAGATGGACGGGGGGCTCAAGGTGGAGCTGATCGATCACCTGGCGGAGACGGAGTTCCGCCTCTCGGAGGGGGCGAACAGCGACATCCAGATGGAGGCGCTGATCGCCCGCATGGTCCTCTCCGCGACAGAGAGGAAGTGA
- a CDS encoding minichromosome maintenance protein MCM → MSSVEQPQTTVTNVTGQWERFLKRSYKREIGELEREFPKRRSIYIDFRKILDLKLQQSVLDSPGSTIETIRDALHNLGTVKREEDKSRVNVRFLNLPRRTGVRDIRADQMNTFLSVEGILRKTTEVRPRIVEAVFRCPSCGRTHMVPQKHGRFQEPESCPHCEKRVKMELLPSRSRFIDAQKLRIQESPEGLRGGEQPQTLDVDVTDDLTGIVSPGDRVIVNGILRSLQRVVGMNKSTLFDIYLECNSIEVAEKEFEEVEISEKDEEDLLALSREPGLVRKITRSIAPTIYGSDDVKEAIALQLFGGIPKEMPDGSRLRGDIHMLLVGDPGIAKSQLLRYVVKISPRGIYTSGKSSTSAGLTATAVKDEFGDGRWTLEAGALVLADMGIAAVDEMDKMRSEDRSALHEAMEQQSISVAKAGITATLKSRCALLGAANPKLGRFDQFVPIAEQINMPPALLSRFDLIFVMQDQPEKKRDEAIAEHILKAHRLGELLVQHAHSPIPGVDEAYIERERAPVTPDIEPTRLRKYIAYAKRTCFPILSAEAKETLVEYYMRLRGLADSNKPVPVTARQLEALVRLAEASARIRLSKTIEREDAERVIRIVDTCLRMVAYDAETNTFDIDKLVTGVPKTQRDIIRTIKEAIRTLSGEGGNRARIDQVIESVVSQGFDRAKVEAQIELLIRHGEAIEPRHGVIQLI, encoded by the coding sequence GTGAGCAGCGTGGAGCAGCCCCAGACGACGGTAACGAACGTCACCGGGCAGTGGGAGAGGTTCCTGAAGAGGAGCTACAAGAGGGAGATCGGGGAGCTGGAGCGGGAGTTCCCGAAGCGCCGCTCGATATACATCGATTTTCGGAAGATCCTGGACCTGAAGCTGCAGCAGAGCGTGCTGGACAGCCCGGGATCGACCATCGAGACGATCCGCGACGCCCTCCACAACCTGGGCACCGTCAAGCGTGAGGAGGACAAGAGCCGGGTGAACGTGCGCTTCCTGAACCTCCCCCGGCGGACGGGGGTGCGGGACATCCGCGCCGACCAGATGAACACCTTCCTCTCGGTGGAGGGGATCCTCCGGAAGACGACCGAAGTGCGCCCGCGGATCGTGGAGGCGGTCTTCCGATGCCCCTCCTGCGGGCGGACCCACATGGTGCCGCAGAAGCACGGGCGGTTCCAGGAGCCGGAGTCCTGCCCGCACTGCGAGAAGAGGGTGAAGATGGAGCTGCTGCCCTCCCGCTCCCGGTTCATCGACGCCCAGAAGCTGCGCATCCAGGAGTCCCCCGAGGGGCTGCGGGGGGGCGAGCAGCCGCAGACGCTCGACGTGGACGTGACAGACGACCTGACCGGCATCGTCTCGCCGGGCGACCGCGTGATCGTGAATGGCATCCTCCGCTCCCTCCAGCGGGTCGTCGGCATGAACAAGAGCACGCTCTTTGACATCTACCTGGAGTGCAACTCGATCGAGGTGGCGGAGAAGGAGTTCGAGGAGGTGGAGATCAGCGAGAAGGACGAGGAGGATCTGCTGGCGCTCAGCCGGGAGCCGGGGCTCGTGCGGAAGATCACGCGCTCGATCGCCCCCACGATCTACGGGAGCGACGACGTGAAAGAGGCGATCGCGCTCCAGCTCTTCGGCGGGATCCCGAAGGAGATGCCCGACGGGAGCCGGCTCCGCGGGGATATCCACATGCTCCTCGTGGGGGACCCGGGCATCGCCAAGAGCCAGCTGCTCCGCTACGTGGTGAAGATCTCCCCCCGCGGGATCTACACCAGCGGGAAGTCCTCGACCTCCGCCGGGCTCACGGCGACCGCGGTCAAAGACGAGTTCGGGGACGGGCGCTGGACGCTGGAGGCCGGCGCCCTGGTGCTTGCCGACATGGGGATCGCCGCCGTGGACGAGATGGACAAGATGCGCAGCGAGGACCGCTCCGCCCTCCACGAGGCGATGGAACAACAGAGTATCTCCGTGGCAAAAGCCGGCATCACCGCGACCCTGAAGTCCCGCTGCGCCCTCCTGGGGGCTGCAAACCCCAAGCTCGGGCGGTTCGACCAGTTCGTGCCGATCGCCGAGCAGATCAATATGCCCCCGGCCCTGCTGTCCCGCTTCGATCTGATCTTCGTGATGCAGGACCAGCCGGAGAAGAAGAGGGACGAGGCGATCGCGGAGCACATCCTGAAGGCCCACCGCCTGGGCGAACTTCTCGTCCAGCACGCGCATTCCCCCATCCCCGGTGTGGACGAGGCGTACATCGAGCGCGAGCGGGCGCCGGTCACACCCGACATCGAGCCGACGCGGCTGCGGAAGTACATCGCCTACGCCAAGCGGACCTGCTTCCCCATTCTCTCTGCGGAGGCGAAGGAGACGCTCGTCGAGTACTACATGCGGCTCCGCGGGCTCGCCGACAGCAACAAACCGGTGCCGGTGACCGCCCGGCAGCTGGAGGCGCTCGTGCGCCTCGCCGAGGCGAGCGCCCGCATCCGTCTTTCAAAGACGATCGAGCGCGAGGATGCCGAGCGGGTGATCCGCATCGTGGACACCTGCCTGCGCATGGTCGCCTACGACGCCGAGACGAACACGTTCGACATCGACAAGCTGGTCACCGGTGTCCCGAAGACGCAGCGGGACATCATCCGCACCATCAAGGAGGCGATCCGCACCCTGAGCGGCGAGGGCGGGAACCGCGCGCGGATCGACCAGGTGATCGAGAGCGTCGTCTCCCAGGGGTTCGACCGCGCGAAGGTGGAGGCCCAGATCGAGCTCCTGATCCGCCACGGCGAGGCGATCGAGCCCCGGCACGGTGTCATCCAGCTCATCTAA
- a CDS encoding dihydroneopterin aldolase family protein, whose protein sequence is MITDRERAAFEAGIKLGALYHQWVGTPISPETAGTVETAIEQAVALQPCVEGVRVRLDRSLMEPNLFGYSELRGLMFRVEVTTRVGRAVCRAVLESRDGYPLMDLVSCDEG, encoded by the coding sequence ATGATCACCGATCGAGAGAGGGCGGCATTCGAGGCCGGCATCAAACTCGGGGCCCTCTACCACCAGTGGGTGGGCACGCCCATCTCCCCGGAGACCGCGGGGACGGTGGAGACCGCGATCGAGCAGGCCGTTGCCCTGCAGCCCTGCGTTGAGGGGGTGCGGGTGCGGCTGGACCGCAGCCTGATGGAGCCGAACCTCTTCGGCTACTCCGAACTCCGCGGGCTGATGTTCCGCGTGGAGGTGACGACCCGTGTGGGGCGGGCCGTCTGCCGGGCCGTTCTCGAGAGCCGGGACGGTTACCCCCTGATGGATCTGGTGTCCTGCGATGAGGGCTGA
- a CDS encoding TatD family hydrolase, translating into MRAERIPITDDHIHIDPRNGRGIEAAKEFRRAGGTHIFLVSKPSWSCGVEPASGAEYGAVFEYTLSVAERVREAGVVAFAVLGVHPAEITRLSERMPLPEAAAAMRRGLEVAAAYVREGRAVGLKSGRPHYPVPAEVWDASNGVLRHALALAADCGCALQVHAESGPCADIVGMAESVGMDPGRVVKHFAVPETPLVPSLIARHEGIADLALRGRRFTMESDYMDETSRPGAVLGPKSVPRATNRLLAEGRIGVEEAWRIHADTPAAVYGVEIAL; encoded by the coding sequence ATGAGGGCTGAGAGGATTCCCATCACCGACGATCACATCCACATCGATCCCCGCAACGGCCGCGGGATCGAGGCTGCGAAGGAGTTCCGGCGGGCGGGGGGCACTCACATCTTCCTGGTCTCCAAACCTTCCTGGAGCTGCGGGGTCGAGCCCGCGAGCGGTGCGGAGTACGGGGCGGTGTTCGAGTACACCCTCTCGGTCGCCGAGCGGGTGCGGGAGGCGGGCGTCGTGGCATTCGCTGTGCTCGGGGTGCATCCGGCGGAGATCACCCGCCTGTCCGAACGGATGCCCCTTCCCGAGGCCGCGGCGGCGATGCGGCGGGGGCTGGAGGTCGCCGCCGCCTACGTGCGGGAGGGCCGGGCGGTCGGCCTGAAGAGCGGGCGCCCCCACTACCCGGTCCCGGCGGAGGTCTGGGATGCCAGCAACGGCGTACTGCGGCACGCCCTCGCCCTGGCCGCCGACTGCGGATGCGCCCTGCAGGTCCACGCCGAGAGCGGGCCCTGCGCCGATATCGTCGGCATGGCGGAGTCGGTCGGCATGGACCCGGGGAGGGTGGTGAAGCACTTCGCCGTGCCCGAGACGCCTCTCGTGCCCTCCCTCATCGCCCGCCACGAGGGGATCGCGGATCTCGCCCTCCGGGGCAGGCGGTTCACGATGGAGAGCGACTACATGGACGAGACCAGCCGGCCCGGCGCCGTGCTGGGGCCGAAGTCCGTCCCCCGCGCGACGAACCGACTCCTCGCCGAAGGGCGGATCGGCGTTGAGGAGGCCTGGCGCATCCACGCGGACACCCCCGCGGCGGTGTACGGTGTCGAGATCGCGCTCTGA
- a CDS encoding DUF424 family protein gives MYMKIHRTPDGHAVVAVCDRELLNTTVRSGEVEIFISEKFYGNTPATEADVERALAAADNVNLMGERCTAIAIRLGLVCRDGCIRLGDVPHAQIYGL, from the coding sequence ATGTACATGAAAATCCACCGCACCCCGGACGGCCATGCCGTCGTCGCCGTCTGCGACCGCGAGCTTCTCAATACGACCGTCCGCAGCGGAGAGGTCGAAATCTTCATCTCCGAGAAGTTCTACGGGAACACGCCGGCCACGGAGGCGGATGTGGAGAGGGCCCTCGCGGCTGCCGACAACGTCAACCTGATGGGGGAGCGGTGCACGGCGATCGCGATCCGCCTGGGTCTCGTCTGCCGGGATGGCTGTATCCGTCTGGGCGATGTGCCGCACGCCCAGATCTACGGACTGTGA
- a CDS encoding 60S ribosomal export protein NMD3 codes for MKGILESFCPRCGRPSEGICDRCRAAEVVWIRCDPRMESVACPICGAVKQGGAWVASAAEREQLARELALRAVHLHPEVEDVRVSTALQERSQNRTVATTSVSGTLYSVPLSATCRTEIRFRSEQCTRCSRIRGGYYEGVVQVRAKDRAPTGGEVQAAARIACDLERRLQESGERLSFVSEMQELREGLDIVVGTQHLGLLLAQAITAELGGRFTTHPKLVGERDGKALYRITYSIRLPFYQKGDVIEAEGRYYEVREVENQYLRVFDLVSGSARSIPEDQPARRIGNVREARDAIVAYRDGAALGILDPDTYVLHELEPIRWLPLEGGDTVRVLRDRERERLVPVG; via the coding sequence ATGAAGGGCATCCTCGAGAGTTTCTGCCCGCGGTGCGGACGACCCTCCGAGGGGATCTGCGATCGCTGCCGCGCCGCGGAGGTCGTGTGGATCCGCTGCGATCCCCGCATGGAGAGCGTGGCCTGTCCGATCTGCGGGGCGGTGAAGCAGGGGGGCGCCTGGGTCGCGTCCGCCGCGGAGCGGGAGCAGCTCGCCCGCGAGCTCGCCCTGCGGGCAGTGCACCTCCATCCCGAGGTGGAGGACGTCCGCGTCTCGACCGCGCTGCAGGAGCGTAGCCAGAACCGCACGGTCGCCACCACGTCCGTCTCCGGGACGCTCTACTCCGTGCCGCTCTCGGCCACCTGCCGCACGGAGATCAGGTTCCGGAGCGAGCAGTGCACCCGCTGCAGCCGCATCCGGGGAGGCTACTACGAGGGCGTGGTGCAGGTCCGCGCGAAAGACCGTGCCCCGACGGGTGGCGAGGTGCAGGCGGCGGCGCGGATCGCCTGCGATCTGGAGAGGCGGCTGCAGGAGAGCGGCGAGCGTCTCTCGTTCGTCTCGGAGATGCAGGAACTCCGCGAGGGGCTCGACATCGTGGTGGGCACCCAGCACCTGGGGCTGCTCCTCGCCCAGGCGATCACCGCCGAGCTCGGCGGGCGGTTCACCACCCACCCCAAACTCGTCGGGGAGAGGGACGGAAAAGCGCTCTACCGCATCACCTACTCCATCCGCCTCCCCTTCTACCAGAAGGGTGACGTGATCGAGGCGGAGGGGCGCTACTACGAGGTGCGGGAGGTGGAGAACCAGTACCTCCGCGTATTCGACCTCGTGAGCGGCTCGGCGCGGTCGATTCCGGAGGATCAGCCCGCCCGCCGCATCGGCAACGTGCGCGAAGCCCGGGACGCGATCGTCGCCTACCGGGACGGCGCCGCCCTGGGCATCCTGGACCCCGATACCTATGTCCTGCACGAACTGGAGCCGATCCGCTGGCTCCCCCTGGAGGGCGGGGATACGGTGCGGGTCCTGCGGGACCGCGAGCGGGAGCGGCTGGTGCCGGTCGGGTGA
- a CDS encoding methyltransferase domain-containing protein: protein MRARRCRRGDLPRIAAEAWVDPSRRIHLCGETAYVPVREGCAWDTELPERMPYRGRGFQRLGDVIVLHGRPPDAGELAAIVAWERPRGILHLRSLEGATRTPETVLLYGTCGEVCQRENGCRYWLDPERVMFAQGNREERARMGAVVRESRRCERIADLCAGIGYFTVPMARSGGDVHAIELNPVAFRYLERNVAENGVQDRVQCSCGDCRDLLEGCYDRLVLGHFGSRAFLPAALQHARGGSVLHVHSIGSMEAEIRALSAAHGFSAEVSVRRVKKYGPRALHVVQDVRLT from the coding sequence ATGCGGGCGCGAAGGTGCAGGAGGGGCGATCTCCCCCGGATCGCAGCGGAGGCGTGGGTCGATCCCTCCCGCCGCATCCACCTCTGCGGGGAGACGGCGTACGTCCCCGTGCGGGAGGGCTGCGCCTGGGATACGGAACTCCCCGAGCGGATGCCCTACCGCGGACGGGGGTTCCAGCGGCTCGGCGACGTGATCGTGCTGCACGGGCGGCCGCCGGATGCCGGCGAGCTCGCGGCGATCGTCGCCTGGGAACGCCCCCGCGGGATCCTGCACCTGCGATCCCTCGAGGGGGCGACCCGCACACCGGAGACCGTCCTCCTCTACGGGACCTGCGGAGAGGTCTGCCAGCGCGAGAACGGCTGCCGCTACTGGCTCGATCCCGAAAGGGTGATGTTCGCGCAGGGCAACCGGGAGGAGAGAGCGCGTATGGGTGCGGTCGTACGGGAGAGCAGGCGGTGCGAACGGATCGCCGATCTGTGCGCGGGGATCGGCTACTTCACCGTCCCGATGGCCCGGAGCGGGGGGGATGTCCACGCAATCGAGCTGAACCCCGTCGCGTTCCGCTACCTCGAGCGGAACGTGGCCGAGAACGGGGTGCAGGACCGCGTGCAGTGCTCCTGCGGGGACTGCCGCGACCTGCTCGAGGGGTGCTACGACCGCCTGGTGCTGGGCCACTTCGGGAGCCGGGCGTTCCTCCCCGCCGCGCTGCAGCATGCGCGGGGGGGGAGCGTGCTCCACGTCCACAGTATCGGGAGCATGGAGGCGGAGATCCGGGCCCTCTCTGCCGCCCACGGCTTCTCGGCCGAGGTGAGCGTCCGCCGCGTGAAGAAGTACGGGCCCCGCGCCCTCCACGTGGTGCAGGATGTGAGGCTTACATGA
- the coaBC gene encoding bifunctional phosphopantothenoylcysteine decarboxylase/phosphopantothenate--cysteine ligase CoaBC: MTVQTLAGKVIVLAVTGSIAAVETVRLAHALRRRGAAVQGVMSAAACGILHPDALTYATGRETILRCGGRVEHVEYCGEGGRADLLLIAPCTANTIGKIAAGIDDTAVTTFATTAIGRGMPFVVAPAMHGSMYRHPRVRENLARLEGWGIDVVPPRIEEGRAKIAGIEEIVLHAERAVMGRPLQGRRVLVTSGACREPLDDVRVLTTRSSGRMGRALALQAYRLGAEVTVVHGDSFPAVENVMAETAAEMAEQVLRRVEAGVDYYVSAAAVSDFAPERREGKIESGRAVTVSLRPLPKLLDAVLAADPPPRVAAFKLGWDAEEKARGMLERGVSVVVANTPAAMGASRGEFVLIDRNGRLPLCGSKEEVAAALWARLQ; this comes from the coding sequence ATGACCGTCCAGACGCTCGCCGGGAAGGTGATCGTGCTCGCCGTCACGGGGAGCATCGCCGCCGTCGAGACGGTGCGGCTCGCCCACGCCCTCCGCCGCCGCGGCGCCGCGGTCCAGGGCGTGATGAGTGCGGCGGCGTGCGGGATCCTCCATCCGGATGCCCTGACGTACGCGACCGGTCGGGAGACGATCCTCCGCTGCGGGGGGCGGGTGGAGCACGTGGAGTACTGCGGCGAGGGGGGGCGGGCGGACCTGCTGCTGATCGCCCCCTGCACGGCGAACACGATCGGCAAGATCGCCGCCGGGATCGACGATACCGCCGTGACGACGTTCGCGACGACCGCCATCGGGCGGGGTATGCCGTTCGTCGTCGCCCCGGCGATGCACGGGAGTATGTACCGCCACCCGCGCGTGAGGGAGAACCTCGCCCGCCTGGAGGGCTGGGGGATCGATGTCGTCCCCCCGCGGATCGAGGAGGGGCGGGCGAAGATCGCCGGGATCGAGGAGATCGTGCTGCACGCGGAGCGGGCGGTGATGGGAAGACCGCTCCAGGGGAGGAGGGTGCTCGTCACCAGCGGGGCCTGCCGTGAGCCGCTCGACGACGTGCGGGTGCTGACCACCCGCTCGAGCGGGCGGATGGGGCGCGCCCTGGCGCTCCAGGCCTACCGTCTGGGGGCGGAGGTGACGGTGGTCCACGGCGACTCCTTCCCCGCCGTGGAGAATGTCATGGCGGAGACCGCGGCCGAGATGGCGGAGCAGGTGCTCCGCCGCGTGGAGGCCGGCGTGGACTACTATGTCAGCGCCGCGGCGGTCTCGGACTTCGCCCCCGAGCGCCGGGAGGGCAAGATCGAGAGTGGTCGGGCGGTCACCGTCTCGCTCCGCCCCCTCCCCAAGCTGCTGGATGCGGTGCTCGCCGCGGATCCGCCTCCCCGTGTCGCGGCATTCAAACTGGGATGGGACGCGGAGGAGAAGGCGCGGGGGATGCTCGAGCGGGGCGTCTCCGTCGTCGTGGCGAACACCCCGGCCGCGATGGGGGCGTCCCGCGGCGAGTTCGTCCTGATCGACCGGAACGGGCGGCTGCCGCTCTGCGGCTCGAAGGAGGAGGTGGCGGCGGCGCTATGGGCCCGGTTGCAGTAG
- a CDS encoding pantoate kinase: MGPVAVGYSPGHISGFFRAVCSGDPAISGSVGGGIVIAEGVWACVSPADETRIVVHSVSGGRAVTEEGSPPLAYVLRRLGIAAEVTTVCRLPIGSGFGLSAASILASLAALNSLYSLGLSRAEIAALAHESEIVHRTGLGDVAACQGGGVACRKGPGTRAEIVRCTDVREPIFAVTFGPLDSPTVLRSAAAMERVAAAYPPRFPRDIRDFFALSRSFAEKSGLVTPEVAEVLAACDAAGVPASMTMLGRGVFALGEGARAVFSEFGEAIPLTVAKSGFGLREAGG; this comes from the coding sequence ATGGGCCCGGTTGCAGTAGGCTACTCCCCGGGCCACATATCGGGATTCTTCCGGGCGGTGTGCAGCGGCGATCCCGCGATCTCGGGCTCGGTCGGGGGCGGGATCGTGATCGCCGAGGGGGTGTGGGCCTGCGTCTCGCCGGCGGATGAGACGCGGATCGTGGTGCACAGCGTCTCGGGGGGACGGGCGGTGACGGAGGAGGGATCCCCGCCGCTCGCCTACGTGCTGCGGAGACTGGGTATCGCCGCCGAGGTCACCACTGTCTGCCGCCTGCCGATTGGATCGGGCTTCGGCCTCTCCGCGGCCTCGATCCTTGCGTCCCTGGCCGCCCTGAACTCCCTCTACTCCCTCGGGCTATCGCGGGCGGAGATCGCCGCCCTGGCCCACGAGTCCGAGATCGTCCACCGCACCGGCCTGGGGGACGTCGCCGCCTGCCAGGGGGGAGGGGTCGCCTGCCGCAAGGGCCCCGGGACCCGGGCGGAGATCGTGCGCTGTACCGACGTGCGGGAGCCGATCTTCGCGGTGACGTTCGGACCGCTGGACAGCCCGACGGTGCTCCGCTCCGCCGCCGCGATGGAGCGGGTGGCGGCCGCCTACCCCCCGCGGTTTCCGCGGGACATCCGCGACTTCTTCGCCCTCTCGCGAAGTTTCGCGGAGAAGAGCGGGCTTGTCACCCCGGAGGTGGCGGAGGTGCTGGCCGCCTGCGATGCGGCGGGGGTGCCGGCGAGCATGACGATGCTCGGGCGCGGGGTGTTCGCCCTGGGGGAGGGAGCCCGAGCGGTCTTCTCCGAATTCGGCGAGGCGATCCCCCTGACCGTGGCGAAGAGCGGGTTCGGGCTGCGGGAGGCGGGGGGGTGA
- a CDS encoding 4-phosphopantoate--beta-alanine ligase: MIPPDHPRHRSLVVRERLAAYAREGVVALEGLIAHGRGEAFDYLLGERTIESALLAERTAAAMLRMAERPVFSVNGNTAALAAGAIAALQRVSGIPVEVNLFHRTEERVRRIARILEDAGVSVLAGEAERLIPLSHDRAYCLRDGIYAADVVLVPLEDGDRCQALRSLGKQVIAIDLNPLSRTARSATLTIVDEVTRAIPAVAEAYPTLTDAESARLISRLDNTYLLRSALDAIGERLFHALD, translated from the coding sequence GTGATCCCCCCCGATCACCCGCGCCACCGCTCGCTCGTGGTGCGGGAGCGGCTGGCGGCGTATGCCCGGGAGGGTGTGGTGGCGCTCGAAGGCCTGATCGCCCACGGGCGGGGGGAGGCCTTTGACTACCTCCTGGGGGAGCGGACGATAGAGAGCGCCCTTCTGGCCGAACGGACCGCCGCCGCCATGCTGCGGATGGCGGAGCGCCCCGTCTTCTCCGTGAACGGGAACACCGCGGCGCTCGCCGCCGGGGCGATCGCCGCCCTCCAGCGGGTGTCGGGGATCCCCGTGGAGGTGAACCTCTTCCACCGCACGGAGGAGCGGGTGCGGCGGATCGCACGAATCCTGGAGGACGCGGGGGTGTCGGTCCTCGCGGGCGAGGCGGAGAGGCTGATCCCCCTATCCCACGATCGGGCGTACTGCCTGCGGGACGGGATATACGCCGCTGACGTGGTGCTGGTCCCCCTGGAGGACGGGGACCGCTGCCAGGCCCTACGCTCTCTCGGGAAGCAGGTGATTGCAATCGACCTGAACCCCCTCTCCCGCACTGCGCGCTCCGCCACGCTCACCATCGTGGACGAGGTGACACGGGCGATTCCGGCGGTTGCAGAGGCGTACCCAACGCTCACCGATGCGGAGAGCGCAAGGCTGATCAGCCGTCTCGACAATACGTATCTACTGCGATCCGCCCTGGATGCGATAGGAGAACGACTTTTCCATGCTCTGGATTGA